TTAAATCTTTTCCGCACCCACAAATTATTgttgattaaaattaatatcatAACGAAGgatagacaaacaaaaaattaccttttgaCAATCTCAGTGACGGTGTAAGCTTCGATCATTGCGTCACGACTCATTTTCTCTGACTCCGCTGTGCTGGTGAAGACCAGCGCGTGTGTAGCGCGAGACGAGCCGggcaaaacgaaaatgttgtgCTCGAAAAGTTGAGTCTCTATCGTGTCGGTGACCTTCATCTCCAGTCGACCGGCCTCAGCCGCCGAGTTCACAGAGAACTTGTCAATATTTCCAGAAATGAACTGTTGTTTAGGCGAATTAAATACGAGATTATATtgcttggcttttttctcgttttcttgcAGAGGAGGTGCTCCGTAacctttcaaataaaattagaaattgtaaaaattcaagttataAAATGTCTAAATTAAAATACTGTTTGCAGGAAGATCTGGACAGCAAGCTCCCGGACCGCCATCGGCTAAGGCGCAGCCCGCGTCAGGAGTGGCTAAAACGAGATCGTACCATACAGCGCAGTCTTTGACCGGCCGGCATTTCGACTCTAATCCGCCAACTGCCGGACAACTGCTGCTGAAAGAAGAATTTGGAGAAGAGAAGTCAAAATCCCTGGATGGCACGTAACCACACATGCCACCGTTGATGGGTGTACGGGGAGTATTCAACGAGGTCTTTTTTAGGTAACAGTTCCCATCGCTATGGCGGAAGTGGTTGCATTCGGGATTGGCAACGCACAGGCCGCCGCATTGCTCTCCGGTAGCCTCGATTTGCCCGATGTCGTTGCCGTAAAAATCGCAGTTGAGAAGCCACTTGACGCCACCCTCTCCGGAATTCCAAACGTCCCGAGGTGGTGATTCTGGTACATGATGGTAAATTATACTGTAACGattgatcaataaaataaatacaggAAACGTCAAATTACCGGATTTAAACGGGAGATAGCCGCACACGCCACCTCTGGCGGGGGTACGAAAAGTAGTTAACGGTAATGTCTTCAAGTAACAGTAGCCATCGTCAGTGTAACGAAAATGGGTGCATTTGGGGTTGGCAACACAGAGGCCTCCGCAATTTTCGCCGGAACTCGGCAACCGCTCCAAATCGTTTCCGTAATAATCGCaattgaattgccatttgACGTTTCCGTCGCCAGTGTTCCAATTCTCTTTGGCGTTTCTTGCTGCTTGACAGCAAATAGCGTCTCCAATCGTAAGATTATCGCAAGCTTGGCCGTCAATCAAGGACGGATTGATTTTGTACAGAGCCTCTAGATCGATTCCGCAAGAGATGGCAATCTCCGAGCAGGTATCCCCACTTTTAATCGCTTGACAATTTCGGTCGGGTTGGGCGTCAGCACTTAGAAGGAAAAGACATAAGACACTAGTGATGGGCAGCTGTAGGGcctaattattaaaaatataaatattttaccgTATGATTACGTAAATAGaacagaatttttaaaataaacttactgTGATTTTCATGACGCAAAGATTGTTGGTCACTGCAGAGCAAATAGGCCTAGTTTACCCCTCGACAGCAGGAGAGATAATGCACTGCGAAAAGGCGAAAAGATTCTCCCTTGATCAGTTTTTGGAAGGAAGAAGTCGATCCTCAATCTCAAGGGCAAACGAATAATCAATTCTTCGAGTCTTTAGTTAACGGTTGACAGTTTTAGAAAGTACCCTAAAATGGACATTGGGGCAAAGGTATTATTTGTTGAGAAGGTCATGTTTTACTGCTGGTCAGCGCCCTTTGCCCTGATTTTGGCCAGTTGAAAATGAGAgccgaaaaaagtgaaaggtgTTTTTATGGTCGCGGGTTTTCCCTACGGTTAAGTCAGGCCAATATTTAAATTACGTAATTAGATGGCGCCAGAATCTGAGGAAAGCGTTGGTTATGTAAAGACTTCCGCCTTTACATTAAAGTTTACTAATTTAATATTTCACCAATTGAACTATTTTTATTGAGTATTATTcggaaaaacattttacatttgatCAACATGATtactaatttgaaataatttaaatttggttttcccaACAGATTGAACTTTCAGTCGTCAGGCCAGTATTGAAATTACGTAATAGGTATAGATGGCGCCAGAATCTAATGAAAGTGTTATGTAATCATTGACTTCcggatttaaattaaattttacttattaaatatttaactgtttaaactatttttttattgaataatattcggaaaaacattttacatttgattaaCACAATTActaatttgaaatcatttaaattttacttttaggaCCGTTTAAACTGGGAAAAATGGGGATGCCACTGCTGCTAGTCAGACGAAAGGTTACTTAAAGGAGACCGAAGACTTCTAAAGTAAATCGAATTTCACAGATCAAAACTTGAATTGAGCAACCATGTCTTCCATCAACATGAttatttctctcgtctctGTCTCTACTGCTGTCATCTTTGCCGGTCTCTTCGCCAGTTGGTGCGTTCGCACAATACGCACATTGATAAAATCTCCATCCAAATCGGAGCTGAAACTGCAAGGATTACCAGTACAACCGACCCACAAAGATGGCCAACCCGAGTCGATGAGATTCCAACGTCGAATCCAATCCACAATGGCGGCGTTCATAGAAAACGGAATGGACGATGAAGTGGCACCTCTTGTCGTCTCTCGTTTGGAATGGTGCAACCAAATCAACCGCTATCTGGACATGTTGAAGAATACGCCAGAGTCAATCGAGAGTGTGGCGAATGGCATCGAGGTCCTGATGAATTACCACCAACTTCATCGATCGGAAGCGGAACAAGACCTCGTCGATGCCATTTTCAGCAGAGCTTTGAAAAACGGAAGCATTTCTCACCTTTACGCCAAACTGTTGAAGCGACTGAGGAGCGGTGACCAGAAAGGCTGGACACAAAACATCGTCCGTCTCTTGTTCCAACTCGCCGTCGAGGAATTCAACCGGCCGCTTGACAGTGACGATGGAAATGACAAGTCGAGACtcgaaaaattcaacaacgtCAAACTGATGGCCGCcattttgaagagagaaatgCCCGGAGTGCCGGACGGTTGGATCACAGACTGTGCCGAGACTTTAATCTACCGTCTCGAGACCGGAGTCACTGAAGAATCGGTTAAGCAACTCTGCCTCTTCCTGACGACGCTGCTCATCGCTGAACCCGGAGAAAATTGTGATTCGATTACCCCGACCCGACAGAGACAATTGCTGACCTGCTTCGAGGCTCTGGAACGAGCGGCAACTCCACCCAAAGTCCCTCAACAACCGGACGTGAAAATACAGAAATCGAATGCAACGACACAGACGTTGAAACCTGAGAGCGGCGAGAGCGACACGGACACTTCTACGGACGAGTCGGACACGGAAGAATATGAGCCGGGCCCGGATTCAGAGACTAATGGCCTTCTGGAACCTGCTGAAATCCGCACGAACTCGGCTTCTGCCTCTGACAAACGGATGAATTAGAAGAAACTGGATAATGCGTAAACTTAAACTGAGCAAAGTTCTGATCGtacaattaatttctttttgtcttcaatGTAATACGTTTGAAGCTATGGATAAATTACAAAAaggcttttaaaaatttgttttctgattAATATTTTCTTACCATCCaccatttgattattattttttaaaagttataaaatcttcttattttccctttaaaaattaacaaacaataTGCAGCCGTAAATTTTAGCTAAGCTGAAGCATGatgggtatggagagattATCTAATGGCATGGTATTGGTATGGGTAAGGGTATTATCTTATTTGTTAAGTTTGATGGGAATTTTCTAGTAAAATCACTGACCTGAATCAGTTAGACAATTTGTTTAACTCGCATGGCAAGTGAGACGCTTCCTGAATCCTGATTCAGAAAATCCAGAAGTTCTTTATTGGGAGTAATGTGACGAAAGCGGacgaaaggaaatgaataaaattgagCAACTCATTGCGAAATTATGTGCCTGCTAGTTGCCACGGCAACACGtcgtgaattttattttgattgcaaTGGCATATTCATTCTCACGGATTAACtttgaaggggggaaatccagtttgaaaacaaacatgGTTGATGAAGGACGCGGCTGTGATTAGGTAAtctgaaaagtgaaaactaaaGTGGAGAAAAAGTTACCAACACTCTGGTTCCGCGTATGGATTCGTGTGCTTTCATACACTATTTTAGATTAAACGTGTTGAAAGAACCCTTAAATAACACGCGacgtaaaacatttttggttcGAATTACATCCGTCTGAAAGTTTAATCCACGAGTAATAGCGCACGATTGCGATCTCGATAACTGTTTGGGAATTAAAGGAACCACATCGGAGGCGATTAAACAAAGAGGATTAAATAGCTATTAATTTAAAGAGTGGGTGGTAGGAGGGggtcaatcaaaataaagaaggaCGGGTGTCGACTGTTATCCATATTTCTTCCCGGATACGCAAAAAAActtcatcaaattttttaaatcaagaaaatcaaaaattttgctATCGGTATTAGGTCAATTTGTGCGATGTGTCAAATGTTTGTTAGTGACACGTAATTTAATCACGTCAGTGTTCACCGGGCACGTCGTTGACAACCTTTCGGTTGCTCAATAATCCCGCGCAACAATCAATAACCCCATTAGTCTGACATCATCGCATACACGGACTGACCCTCTAGTATGACTTTAGATCAAGTACATCTCATCAGGCACTACACCTGACTACCACCTGATTACCAATTGGGATTCTTAGTCTGAGCCTATACCCGCGGACGGGACCTCTGTCTAGAATCGCTAGATTCGCCGATAGTTCGATCACCCAACGGATCGCATTAGAGTGGCGTCAGAGCGGATGTATTAGCGACTAACAATGCTAATACCTAGTCACAATGTGCACCTTCTTTTTAGTATCGCCTTATCCGAAGCACCCACTCTTCCACAATATTTATTAATCTAAAAAAGGTAATCTTTTCAATTTAAGTGGATGATCGCCAAACATGTAATTTGATGTATCGATGACTCCCCAGAATCTGGGGGGTAATAGATTTTACTTTAAAGGTATTGCTGGTATGATATAGAGTAGTAACACAAAGAAATATACTGTTacgttttttatttacatataatgaaaatacaatttttttcttaatttcctACATAGAAATTTGTTACTGATTTCCGCTGATTTcttattgaattattaaaggaaaattgccacatcaacaacaacaaaaaactgaaGAATGTTTGTCGGCAGATGATGATGTACTACTGTCGGTATCATTGATAAATCAAAACCCtatcaaaaccaaaattaagCAGTGTAATATTTTGGGCATCTGTTGTTATTCCTAGAATCAATTGTAAGCaatgataaatatttttttcttctttgactgCTGTTAATATGTTGCGGTGTATTACGCGGCATCTCAAGtgaatttacattttatattCTATTAGAACCCATCCATATGTCACAAGCAACTGAAAGCCAAAACGTTGAAGAGGCgcgtttaaaaatttaacgaGGAGAATAGTATATATTATAtgctttcttttaaaaagtagTTTCACATTATACGTACATGACACTTATTTGACACggacttaaataaaaaataattgacattTTATACGGATACAGATCGAACCGATTTTTTTCACCTCACAATTTACAATCATATTTGGACCTATATTACACTGTGGCGAATGAAGATTTGCGGTTGGAGCCAACACAGAGAGTCtgcgaaagaaaatattgataaaaGTCTCGATTTCTTAACATATCGTACGTATACATACCCTTGACTTTTACGAATTAGCACAACAGAGAAAATAATTGCGAGCGCTAGAATTGGGAAGACAACGCCACAAACTATCGCAAGAGTCGGATCTATATACGTTATTGATAGTACACTTGTTAAACATTTGTAATCGACTTAAAATgaagttaaatattttcacCTGATGCCGAGTTACAACTGATCAAGTTTTGGCCAGctccaatttttgttgttccagGCGTCATCATGTCATCTgcgcaaaaatattttctattattattggcTTCATATTAATGCTTATGTGAATGATCATATACGAAACATACTAGCCAATCTCTAACATAGAGTTCTTAGTGAGTAGTAGATAACACCGTTCTTTTTGAGGCCGTTTATATACTTATACGTACAAATAAAGGCGTCTCCTGTTCTGAAGTTGGCAAAGAGCTGCCGAGGATCGATGAAGCCAAaatggaggaggaaaaagaagaagaggaaaatatTTGGGAAGTATAGAACAAAAGGGTGGAgctaagagaaaaagggacagAAAAAGGCGTTCGTGCTGAGTGAAAAGGAgacagaaaaaaccaaaatattccaCACAAAgcacaataataaaattggtgattaaaaatgaaattcggtCTTACGAATAACGCAGTCGGCTTCGTCAGAGGAGTCGGCGCACTCGGCGACGCCATTGCACCGCTGAGTGCTGGCGTCGATGCAGGAGCCGTCGCCGCAGCGGAAAGAATTGGACCACACGGACATGGCGGGGTcaagccttttttttgtgtcaccaagaagttgagaaaaaaaaatcgtataaacacaaacaaagaataagagaaatgtAGAAACGAATAGGACAATAAAGAACACTTCATGGGTGGAGTtggatgttttaaaaaatgcttgATTTCTGTGGGGGAGCAGATTTTATAACATTACGTCATTATAACGTTATGTCATTGTCATGACATAACAAAAGACACAAACATTGAAAAGAAGTTAGTCATGATCGTGCTGAGACGCATATGCACAATCATTACACTGTCACCAGAACAGAAACTTCCACCAGCACTGAAACCTCCACCTctaaataaatacattttgcCTTTTGATTGCGATTGATTAATAACGGCgttgattaaaattaaaaattgaaattgaaaaaaaaaacaaaacaacagatTGATTGAAAACGGCGGCTGGATAACACGAAATAGCTCGTCCGACCGATTAACGgatttgatgaaataaaaatacaaaaaaaagtttgaaagaaataacataccaaagacaaaattttcCTTTCGCCCTTCGTTTTGGTTAATTAAAACGCTATTAGGCCTCTTCTCATTTCcccgtttttcttccttcctttcttttttctttcttctttcgagtTATTATAGAAACCCCGTCAAAACTTCCCGTTGGAGTAGGgcctaatcaagaaaaaattgctCGTAGCAATTCTTCCGGGTAAAATTGGACAATGAAAGCTGAACAGGTTTTTCCTCGACTTGTTAAAGAAGAATGGTGAAGTGTGCGTGAAAACGAACGGGAGATGAGAGCGCGCAGCAAACCGGAGCTCGGGACGGTCAGAGTCAGACTGATGAGAGAAGATTCagatgatggaagaaaaggCCGAGCGCAGCAGTGCGAGCCCACACCCAAACCAGCAATCCGCCTTTTGCTTTTCCTGGGCTGCAGCGCATCTCTCCTACAAATATCCCATTCCTTATTCTTTCTCTATATGTATATTATACTACCGTTTATACACAGTCGCTGCTGAAAGTACTACTCCACTACTCCGGCGGGGACTCCTTCACGCGggatattctctctctctcccgcttCCCCTCcagtttttattcttctctttcagCGCTGCCCTTTCGGCTTCTGTTCGGATGATGACTCGGCATTGGAAGCCGCTGTGTTTTCTACGTACGTGACTGCTAGAATTTACTTCATGTCTTTTCCCCACCAGCAGGCACCTACCACCGAGTGGCATCGACccgcgtttctttttttacacccaaattaaaaaaaggaaggagaaaTAAATGCTGTTTCAGTTGCTGACGAAATTAATGGCTACACGCAATTAGGGAGAACGAtggaaaagattttgtttgaatGGGATTTAGGTGACGGGTGACGTGCGGGCGGTCGAGCGGCCGTTCTGTCGACTGGTTATTCCATGCTGGGACGCCGGTTCACATCACGGtactttttcctttattctttCACGCGCATTCCTCCTTACGTAATTAAGAATTTCCTATCGTGTCAACACATTTCAACTTGCTGACTGTATTACCCTATACGAGGCGTGgctgattttaaattttcgagCTTTTATCCGAAACgggcttaaaaaaatttcacgcAAAATAAGACGAGGGGAATGATGGATgcgaagagaaaaataaaataaaaataaaatgattggaTGTCTACCTGTGACGAGGCAATCAATTTCGTCTTCTCCGTCTAAACAGTCGGCCTGACCGTCGCAGAAAACGGAAAAGGGCAGACACCGGCCATCGCAACTGAACTCGTCCTCTTGGCAACCTTCTCGTGAgcaaagggaagaagaaaaatgaagaaaaaatccaaacgaTTTATACAAATgattcgagaaaaaaataaaaataaaagaataataatcagCAAATGCCCTGAATCGACCATTAAAGGCTAATCAATCAGCTCACACTGATCATTTATAACTAC
The window above is part of the Daphnia pulex isolate KAP4 chromosome 3, ASM2113471v1 genome. Proteins encoded here:
- the LOC124189827 gene encoding uncharacterized protein LOC124189827, whose amino-acid sequence is MRFQRRIQSTMAAFIENGMDDEVAPLVVSRLEWCNQINRYLDMLKNTPESIESVANGIEVLMNYHQLHRSEAEQDLVDAIFSRALKNGSISHLYAKLLKRLRSGDQKGWTQNIVRLLFQLAVEEFNRPLDSDDGNDKSRLEKFNNVKLMAAILKREMPGVPDGWITDCAETLIYRLETGVTEESVKQLCLFLTTLLIAEPGENCDSITPTRQRQLLTCFEALERAATPPKVPQQPDVKIQKSNATTQTLKPESGESDTDTSTDESDTEEYEPGPDSETNGLLEPAEIRTNSASASDKRMN
- the LOC124189868 gene encoding uncharacterized protein LOC124189868, coding for MSVWSNSFRCGDGSCIDASTQRCNGVAECADSSDEADCVIHDMMTPGTTKIGAGQNLISCNSASDPTLAIVCGVVFPILALAIIFSVVLIRKSQGLSVLAPTANLHSPQCNIGPNMIVNCEVKKIGSICIRIKCQLFFI